A portion of the Ricinus communis isolate WT05 ecotype wild-type chromosome 10, ASM1957865v1, whole genome shotgun sequence genome contains these proteins:
- the LOC8269256 gene encoding putative SWI/SNF-related matrix-associated actin-dependent regulator of chromatin subfamily A member 3-like 1, whose amino-acid sequence MESQEDQDPVALFMSLDDWQEDLSSQSLSETFLVGFVIANIVGVRYYSGTITGRELVGLVREPLNPHDQNAIKVLNARSLQVGHIERSVASVLSPLIDSQKITVEGIVANSRSNSNKFKIPCQIHIFARFEDFERVKSEITRGGLVLITEIDASFGLSEAMVVKEKNKKSGFKSVDEIFKLVDDNVNKKGKLGTLEPPKEVIKSELFLHQKEGLWWLMNRENSNELPPFWEEKDGKYGNVLTNYHTDNRPEPLRGGILADDMGLGKTLTLLSLIAFDKVDSSLNINVGEQMCKVDEEVSLFSDTKGKRGRVSKKVTAGRKRRKIDGTLLGSNAKGKAVSIIDKSSSVSGAKPTLIVCPPVVFSTWITQLEDHTVGGSLKVYIYHGERTKEAEELKRQDIVLTTYSTLASEDSWEDSPVKMVEWWRVILDEAHVIKNANAQQSRAVTNLNAKRRWVVTGTPIQNGSFDLFSLMAFLRFEPFSIKNYWQSLVQRPLAQGDKKGLSRLQVLMATISLRRTKDKGLVGLPSKSVETCYIELSQEERELYDQMEGEAKGVVQGFINAGSLTCNYSTVLCIILRLRQICNDLALCPSDLRALLPSNSIEDVSNNPELLEKVVAVLQDGEDFDCPICISPPIDTVITRCAHVFCRPCILKTLQRMKPCCPLCRRSLTMSDLFSAPPESSHTDNTEISSSKRNTSSKVSALLNLLMAARDKNPTAKSVIFSQFQKMLVLLEEPLKAAGFKILRLDGTMNAKKKAQVIKEFGIPGPNGPTVLLASLKASCAGINLAAASKVYLLEPWWNPAVEEQAMDRVHRIGQKEDVTVVRLITRNSIEERILEMQERKKKLAKEAFGRRGAKAHDVRTDDLRILMSL is encoded by the exons ATGGAATCTCAGGAAGATCAAGACCCAGTTGCCCTTTTCATGTCTCTTGATGATTGGCAAGAAGACTTGTCCTCTCAATCTTTATCTGAGACTTTTTTGGTTGGCTTTGTTATTGCCAATATAGTGGGTGTCCGCTACTACTCTGGTACCATCACTGGACGTGAATTGGTTGGCTTGGTTCGCGAACCTTTAAATCCCCATGATCAGAATGCTATTAAAGTTCTTAATGCAAGATCCCTTCAAGTGGGTCACATTGAAAGGTCAGTTGCTTCTGTTTTATCTCCTTTAATTGACTCTCAGAAGATTACCGTTGAAGGTATAGTGGCTAATTCTCGTAGTAAcagtaataaatttaaaattccttgtcaaattcatatttttgcGAGGTTTGAGGATTTTGAGAGGGTTAAATCGGAGATTACTCGTGGTGGGTTAGTTTTGATTACTGAAATTGATGCGAGTTTTGGGTTATCAGAGGCTATGGTggtcaaagaaaagaataagaaaagtgGGTTTAAAAGCGTGGATGAAATTTTTAAGTTAGTGGATGACAATGTGAACAAGAAAGGGAAATTAGGGACTTTGGAGCCACCTAAGGAGGTGATCAAGTCTGAGCTCTTTTTGCACCAGAAGGAGGGATTGTGGTGGTTGATGAATAGAGAGAATTCTAACGAGTTGCCACCCTTTTGGGAGGAGAAAGACGGGAAGTATGGAAATGTTTTGACAAATTATCATACTGATAACAGGCCTGAGCCACTGCGCGGTGGCATTCTTGCAGATGACATGGGGTTGGGGAAAACTTTAACTTTACTCTCTTTGATTGCCTTTGATAAAGTTGATAGTAGTTTGAATATTAATGTGGGAGAACAAATGTGCAAGGTGGATGAGGAAGTGTCTCTTTTCAGTGATACAAAAGGGAAAAGGGGTAGGGTGAGTAAAAAGGTGACTGCAGGACGGAAAAGACGTAAAATTGATGGCACCCTTTTGGGCAGCAATGCAAAAGGGAAGGCTGTGAGTATAATTGACAAGTCTTCCAGTGTTTCAGGTGCAAAACCGACTTTAATTGTGTGCCCTCCTGTTGTATTTTCAACATGGATAACACAGCTAGAAGATCACACTGTAGGTGGATCGCTCAAAGTATACATTTATCATGGGGAAAGGACTAAAGAAGCTGAGGAGCTTAAGAGGCAAGATATAGTGTTGACAACGTATAGTACTTTGGCTAGTGAAGATTCTTGGGAAGACTCCCCTGTGAAGATGGTAGAATGGTGGAGAGTCATTTTGGATGAGGCACACGTCATAAAAAATGCAAATGCACAACAAAGTCGAGCAGTTACTAATCTGAACGCTAAGCGGAGATGGGTTGTTACTGGAACACCTATACAGAATGGATCTTTTGATCTGTTTTCCTTGATGGCCTTTTTGCGGTTTGAGCCGTTTTCCATCAAAAATTATTGGCAGAGCCTGGTACAGCGCCCACTTGCCCAGGGGGATAAGAAAGGGCTCTCGCGGCTGCAG GTTTTAATGGCAACCATTTCTTTGCGGAGAACAAAAGACAAGGGTTTAGTTGGATTGCCATCTAAAAGTGTAGAGACATGTTACATTGAACTTTCTCAAGAAGAACGTGAACTCTATGACCAGATGGAAGGGGAAGCCAAGGGTGTCGTACAAGGCTTTATTAATGCTGGTAGCCTAACATGCAACTATTCTACCGTACTTTGCATAATATTACGACTTCGCCAGATATGTAATGATCTGGCCTTGTGTCCTTCAGATCTGAGAGCACTACTACCTTCCAACAGTATTGAAG ATGTATCCAATAACCCTGAGTTACTTGAAAAGGTGGTTGCTGTGCTGCAAGATGGTGAAGATTTTGACTGCCCAATCTGCATTTCTCCACCTATCGATACTGTAATTACGCGCTGCGCTCACGTCTTTTGCCGCCCCTGCATCTTGAAAACCCTGCAACGCATGAAGCCCTGCTGCCCACTTTGTCGCCGATCTCTAACTATGTCTGACCTGTTCTCAGCCCCTCCTGAATCTTCTCACACTGATAACACTgaaatttcttcttcaaaaagaaatacatcATCCAAGGTCTCTGCTCTCTTAAACCTTCTCATGGCAGCAAGAGATAAAAATCCAACTGCAAAATCAGTAATATTTTCACAATTCCAAAAGATGTTGGTATTACTTGAAGAGCCATTGAAAGCAGCTGGTTTTAAGATATTGCGGTTAGATGGAACAATGAATGCAAAAAAGAAGGCTCaagttataaaagaatttggaaTTCCTGGGCCTAATGGGCCCACTGTTCTGCTTGCCAGTCTTAAGGCTTCATGTGCTGGCATAAACCTAGCAGCTGCTTCTAAAGTCTATTTGTTGGAGCCGTGGTGGAACCCAGCAGTTGAGGAACAGGCTATGGATCGTGTCCACCGAATTGGACAAAAGGAGGATGTAACAGTTGTGAGGTTGATCACTCGAAACAGCATTGAGGAAAGGATATTGGAGATGCaggaaaggaagaagaaactGGCCAAGGAAGCTTTTGGGAGGAGGGGAGCAAAAGCACATGATGTTAGAACAGATGATCTTCGCATACTCATGTCTTTGTGA